DNA sequence from the Colletotrichum higginsianum IMI 349063 chromosome 10, whole genome shotgun sequence genome:
ACTTCTTCCGGGTCTTCCAATCAAACCCGTTGAATCCACCTCCCCCAATCCATCCGTCCTCCTCCCGCACGCCGGCCCCCGCTCCGAATCACACAGAAACTCCCGGCACGAAGCCATAGCCCTACACGCATCACACACAATGCCCTCCGACCccacggcagcggcggcggagccaGCGCCGTCTTCGATCCTTATCATCGGCTCCGGCGTCTTCGGCCTTACAACTGCCTACGAGCTCGCCCAGCGCCCGCGCTACGCCTCCACTgccatcaccgtcctcgACCGCTCCCCCGTCCCCGGTCCCAGCGAGGACGCCGCCTCTGTCGATTCTTCCCGTATCATCCGCGCAGACTACGCCGACCCAGCCTacgcccgcctcgccgccgaggcccagaCCGAGTGGCGCAAGACCGAGAACCCTTCcgatctcggcgccgagggccgaTACAGCCAGTCCGGCCTCTGCCTCGTTGCGGACCCGACCCcgaccgcctcctccgcctactcctcctccccctccccctcgtcgGAGACGGTCAACACAAACGCCCAGGCCAagcagaaggccaagaagaccTCGCTTGAGTATGTCCGCGAGAGCTACAACAACGTCGTCTCCCTGGCCGGCAGGGACGGCGACAAGATCATCAAGGAGCTGCCCACGCCCACCGCCATTAAAGGGTTCCTCGGCACGCCCATCGCGCCGGGTACGTGGGGCTACATCAACCCGCTCGCCGGCTgggccgacgccggcgccgccatgtCCTACCTTGCCGCTAAGGTCCAGGCTCTCCAACGCGTGCGCTTCGCCTCCGGCACCGCGACCCACCTGAACTACAGCTCGGACAGGACGACGGTCACGGGCGCAACGCTTGACGACGGCAGCGTGCTCTcggccgacctcgtcatCGTTGCCGCGGGCGCCTGGACCGGCCAGCTCGTTGACCTCTCCGGACAGGCCATCGCCACGGGCCAGGCGGTGGGCTACATAGACATCACACCGTCGGAGCTTGAGGTCCTCCGTAAGATGCCCGTCACCCTCAACTTCAGCACAGGCCTCTTCATGATTCCCCCCGCGGGTCTCCAACTCAAGGTCGCCCGCCACGCCTTTGGCTACCTCAACCCGACACCCATCCCTCACCCTTCGCCCTTGTCTCCGTCCTCCGCCAGGTCCACCGTCTCCCTCCCCGCGACGCATCTCACGGATCCGAGGCTCAAGTTCcccaaggagggcgaggccgcACTGCGCCAAGCCGTCCGTACCATCGTGCCCATCCCCGCCATCCACGACCGCCCCTTCGTCCAAACCCGTTTGTGCTGGTACACCGACACCCAGTCGGGCGATTTCCTCGTCTGCCACCACCCAGAGGCTAAGAACCTCTTCGTTGCAACGGGTGGCAGCGGCCACGGGTTCAAGTTCTTGCCCGTGCTGGGCCGCGAGATTGTCAACGTGCTCGAGGGGCATGGTGATGAGGTTTTCACTGAGAAATGGCGGTGGAGGGAGGTTGCGAGCAAGGCGAACGCGACGAATTTGTATGAACACATCATGACTGAGGATGGGAGCAGAGGAGGAATTCCTGGACTATTGCTGAAGCAAGAGCAAGCCAAGTTGTAGACAAGGGATGGTGTAAGTACTGATATACAAATATCGTATACATAGAAATGTAGATAGCGATTAATATGCAGGATGCTTTGTACAACTTGCCTACACAGGAGGGGCAGTATAGAGGCAAATACAGACAAGCATGACGAGAGTGCCACAAACGCAGTAAAGGCATGGTTCACAtcaacaaacacacacaaagAGACCAAGTAGATATCATGAACATGATAGAAACAGGTTATGGCATTATACTAAAAAGTAATGCCCACTCATCAGCTCGCATCAAACCCGCAGACTAAAAGGCAGAGTAAGACTGGAGTGATCAGTCTAGCCaccttggggggggggaaagaaaggcTAGGTGGCCTAACTTCGCGAACCTGTTTTCTCTCCTATGCTCACAAATTTCCCCACCCAGCCCCTTGGTTCCTTCCAACCCACTGTCCTGAAGGCAACGCCAACTCCATCCCTAATCTCTCTCATGCCTTGTGGTTTCTGTTACCACTTCCAATCCCTTCGTTCACAGAGCCCCCATGCATCTAAGTCGCTTCCATTAAAGAACGGCAAAGTCGACCTGCGCAtctgccgtcgacgatgccacAAGCAATCTATGTAGTGCTGCGGTATGAGAAATCTTGTTCTTTTCGTTTGAATCAACCACCTGACCGAGACCCTCCGATCCAGGTTTGACCTCCTTTGCCAACGCCATTGCAATGCAGCAGGTAAAAAAAAATCAAAGAAACACAAACGAGCGTCGAATGAAACCAGGGTGATGACAAAGTTGCCAGGTGACGGACGCTCGATTTTTTTTTGTATGATGTGCGGGGGAAAACAGTCGTGGTATCGTGAAGAAAGGTGTCTAGTCGTACAAGTCGGCGATGTTGGTGTTGTATTGGTGGTGGTACATCGACGTAGGTCGATGATCTTGCCCTTGGCTCAGAACCTTTATACTTTGCGGAAATCTAGCAACAGTTAGTTGATGAAGCGAGGAAAAGTGGTATGGTCTGTACTGACCCTGAAGCACAGGGTAGATCATCTCGAAGGCTTGGTAAATCTCCTCGCGAACCTTGGCACCGGTGAGGACGATCTTGCCACTGACGAAGATGAGAAGCACAATCTTCGGCTTGATCATGCGGTAGATAAGACCAGGGAACAGCTCGGGCTCATAGGAGCTGAAGTTGTGATGGCGCGAGGCCAGCCCCTCCAAGCGGATGGGGAATTTGATGTCGCAGGAGCCGACAATGTTCTGGATCTTGAAGTCCGTGAACTTGGCGTTGAATCCCAATTTCTGAATGATACGGGCGTACTTTCGCGAGGCAAGCTTCGAGTCATCCTCGGACTTAGCACCAGTGACAACCATCTTGCCAGAGGCGAAGATCAGAGCCGTGGTCTTGGGCTCGCGAATACGCATGATGACAGCAGCGAAACGCTATGGGCCAAAGATGTCAGCATCGCGTTGATGAGGAGCTCAACCGGTAAGATATACCTTGGGGTTGTACTCTGCGTTTCTCGCGTGCAGGGCAATCGTCTTGAGGTCCAAGCGGCAATCGAGGTTGACCGTGGCAACGATATTCCTTGAGCGGGCGAGATAAGCCTCATTGATCGCAAGAAAGATCACTCATGATATACATACTGCAACGTAGGAGTCAAGCCGCTGCCACCTTGtgtggcggcgggcgtcgcAGCGGGTGTCGCGGGAGTCACCCCGGTACCGTTTGCGCCCTGCTGGCCGTTTGCGACGGGCGCCTGTCCATTGACTGGCGCCTTATCGCCGTTGACAACAGGGGCAGGAGGAAGCTCGTGGGCGCCACCAGGGAAGGAGAGAGATCCAGGTGCGGTGAAAGCCTTGGCCTGCGCAGCGCTGGTGGGATGGGTTTGAATTGCCTCCATGTTTGCGGTTGATGGGTAATCAGAAACCGTAGGAGCAATACAGACAACAGATCTGCGGTCGAGCAGGTTAGTGATTTgattgatgatgatgtggTGATGGTAGTGGTAGTGGTAATAGTAGCGATGATCCAAAGATGTGACGCTCTTGCGATTCAGGAACTGATAATATTGAATAGTGGTATGGTTCGCGAGGGACAAAATTGTTTGGTAGTGTTTTTTCAAGAtgtggccgaggccatccgGATGGGGGGGATTTATACGTGGTGGGGGGAAAGGAGGTGAAGGAATTCGACAAACATTAAGAGGCTTGAACTAGGCAGGAAGGAACGAGGCGAGAATGGAGGAAGGTGCAACAGTGCAACTGTGCGCCAACGACAACGGCAACCAGGAAAAAGAGTGCGTACCAGATGTGGGAGATGAACAAGTGAATGTCTCCCCTACAATGTCTGTTCGACAGGTAGGTGTATGTGTGCGCGGGATTTTGCGACGCAACGGATATGCGATCGAAGCCGAGAGCTTACAGGAGCCGCGAAAATGCGATGCAGATAATCAAGTGAGATGGGCGGACGAGTAGGTCGCGGGTGTTGTAGGCGTCGCTTCGATACTGTCGCGAAAGACCCAGATACCACCAATCAAACCCGACGTCTCGTAATACCTCGTCACGTTCAGTGCACTATGTGTCTCTATTCGTCGACGAAGTTGCGCGATGTCTACAGAGGCGCAGCGACTCGTTCTCGACCTGGTTGTCGTCGGAAGGGATCGCGCGAGATGTGTAACGAAGGGATGTCTTGAAAGGAACGTATTCCAGTCCTATCTTTTGTTCGTTCAAGGTGGGGGATGTCCGGTGACACTTTCAGTTAAGAAGCGATTACACCAGGTGCCCTGAAGGGATGACAAGTTCCGTCGTTAGTTGGAGATGAAGGTAAAGATCGACCTCGAGACAGGGAAATAAAGTCGCGACAGCGATTTATTGTTCCCAAGGGATTGCGAGGGAGACGTCGTTGTCTTGGGGAGATGTAGGTGAGGCGACGttgcgatgatgatgatgcaaGATCGTGATTGGAGGTCTTAGGTTGAGTTGAGTGGGGGTGGAGAAGGAAAATTAGAAAGGCCGAACGTGAGTGGATGACTACGTAAGGCCGTCGGTCGGAGCTTCCGCGCAAGAATTTCGAAACAAGCGGGTTGGAGGGAGGCCTGCCTCTTTATAATTTTGGCCATCGCCTGCTTGCGCAGTCGCCCCAACGACCCTTCCCTGCCACACCACCCAGGGGCCCCAGGTAGCCAGTGCGCCGTGGCGGTTGGTCCTGCCTGACATTGCCTGTGCTTAGCGGCCGCGCTAAGAGAATGCACCCAATCATATTGCGCGAATGCTCTCATTTTATCTGCCTCCCGGCTCCAAGTATCCCTGCTGCAACCCCCCCAGCCCCTGAAGTACCAGGGCACCGCGTTCCAGGTCGCTGTACTTGATCACGGAATCCATGGATTTGCTCAAGTCTCTTCTTTGCGACAATGCATTCTGGCCAGTGCTGGCCGTCTCCTTGCCTCCCTCCTGTGGCCAGCATCTTTTGCGCCTTTGGACTCCTGATTCTTACCACCCAGGCCCCCGTTGATGGGTCTatgtcatcatcgtccaccaccgccgtTGTTTTGTTGCCCTGGAGCCTGCtttcttcccttttcttATTCTACCCTCGCATTTTCAACTCATTTTCCTCGTCATTGGTGTTTCCCCCCCCAACCCTCTCGATCGTGACCCGACTCGCTTCACATTATCTTCCTGGGCCATCCCTGATGGCCATGAATTACCCTTTCGGCAATACTTCGTTTCTGTCAACCATCATCCACCTTGACTGCGCTGCTCTTTCATCCTCTCACTCAGCCGGACCTTTCCACAATGAACTATGTATGCGCTCTCCCTGTCTTTTTTGCGCACATCACCAACCGACACGACGTGGACAACGACAAACCCTTTCGGATCACCACTCACTCGCTGCGCCCGCGCGACGCGTCTGGTCAGCAGTTACACTACACCGTCGCACATCGCGAAACCTACCAAATCTGACAGGAGAATGACGACGGGTTAGCGCCAGAGCCAAACAAATCAATCGGATCGAATGGCGCGCTGCATGGCACCACGACTGCTCGGTCCTGGCCTGCCAATCCACTGTCGGTTGTCCATCAATCCAGCCAGGTAATCGGCCGTGGGCCTTGT
Encoded proteins:
- a CDS encoding FAD dependent oxidoreductase, coding for MPSDPTAAAAEPAPSSILIIGSGVFGLTTAYELAQRPRYASTAITVLDRSPVPGPSEDAASVDSSRIIRADYADPAYARLAAEAQTEWRKTENPSDLGAEGRYSQSGLCLVADPTPTASSAYSSSPSPSSETVNTNAQAKQKAKKTSLEYVRESYNNVVSLAGRDGDKIIKELPTPTAIKGFLGTPIAPGTWGYINPLAGWADAGAAMSYLAAKVQALQRVRFASGTATHLNYSSDRTTVTGATLDDGSVLSADLVIVAAGAWTGQLVDLSGQAIATGQAVGYIDITPSELEVLRKMPVTLNFSTGLFMIPPAGLQLKVARHAFGYLNPTPIPHPSPLSPSSARSTVSLPATHLTDPRLKFPKEGEAALRQAVRTIVPIPAIHDRPFVQTRLCWYTDTQSGDFLVCHHPEAKNLFVATGGSGHGFKFLPVLGREIVNVLEGHGDEVFTEKWRWREVASKANATNLYEHIMTEDGSRGGIPGLLLKQEQAKL
- a CDS encoding TATA-box-binding protein, whose protein sequence is MEAIQTHPTSAAQAKAFTAPGSLSFPGGAHELPPAPVVNGDKAPVNGQAPVANGQQGANGTGVTPATPAATPAATQGGSGLTPTLQNIVATVNLDCRLDLKTIALHARNAEYNPKRFAAVIMRIREPKTTALIFASGKMVVTGAKSEDDSKLASRKYARIIQKLGFNAKFTDFKIQNIVGSCDIKFPIRLEGLASRHHNFSSYEPELFPGLIYRMIKPKIVLLIFVSGKIVLTGAKVREEIYQAFEMIYPVLQDFRKV